A genomic segment from Saccharomyces eubayanus strain FM1318 chromosome IX, whole genome shotgun sequence encodes:
- the GVP36 gene encoding Gvp36p: MSFNAFASSLSKKLQELSTSVSERTQDLPNLAQSTQRMVQERLGQVTDISQLPREYTELEDKVDTIKLIYSHFLGVTAIYENGSYDYPKYINESVNEFSSSLASKLTELTHATSASEAQNILVAPGPIKEPKTLNYALSKVALNSSECLNKMFPSEEQPLASSLLQFSDVQAKIAQARIQQDTLIQTKFNKKLRERVSFEIGKADKCRKEVHSMRLRYDVARTNLANNKKPEKEASLRVQMETLEDQFGQVTEDATVCLQEVISHANFTEDLKELAKAQAEYFETSSALMKEFLSDSFAQEPESKPQAEDGKPQAAISMNDEDDA; this comes from the coding sequence ATGTCATTCAATGCCTTTGCCAGCTCTTTGAGCAAGAAACTACAGGAACTCTCCACGAGTGTGTCCGAAAGAACCCAGGATTTGCCCAACTTGGCGCAATCCACCCAAAGAATGGTCCAGGAGCGTCTGGGTCAGGTGACAGACATCTCACAGTTGCCACGGGAGTACACGGAGCTCGAGGACAAGGTCGACACCATAAAGCTGATCTACAGTCACTTCTTGGGCGTGACTGCGATCTACGAAAACGGGTCGTACGACTACCCTAAATACATCAACGAGTCTGTCAACGAATTTTCCAGCAGCTTGGCCTCCAAGTTGACCGAGTTGACCCATGCCACGTCTGCTTCCGAGGCGCAGAACATCTTGGTCGCTCCAGGCCCTATAAAGGAGCCCAAGACATTGAACTATGCTTTGAGCAAAGTGGCTTTGAACTCTAGCGAGTGTTTGAACAAGATGTTCCCCAGCGAGGAACAGCCCCTGGCCTCTTCGCTCTTGCAGTTCAGTGATGTCCAGGCTAAGATTGCTCAGGCTAGAATCCAACAAGACACTTTGATTCAAACCAAGTTCAATAAGAAATTGAGGGAAAGAGTCTCTTTCGAAATCGGTAAAGCCGATAAATGTCGCAAGGAAGTCCACTCCATGAGATTGAGATACGACGTGGCAAGAACAAACTTGGCCAACAATAAGAAGCcagaaaaggaagcttCCCTAAGAGTCCAAATGGAAACTCTGGAGGACCAGTTCGGCCAAGTCACCGAAGACGCTACTGTGTGCTTGCAGGAGGTTATTTCTCACGCCAACTTCACCGAAGACTTGAAGGAATTGGCCAAGGCTCAAGCTGAGTATTTCGAAACCTCTTCCGCCCTAATGAAGGAATTTTTGTCCGATTCATTCGCTCAAGAGCCTGAATCAAAGCCTCAAGCAGAAGATGGAAAGCCACAGGCCGCTATTTCTATGaacgacgaagatgatgctTAA
- the MET30 gene encoding ubiquitin-binding SDF ubiquitin ligase complex subunit MET30 gives MRRQLQWMAGSENEDQDGLDNENNSNTSEMTDTAMMPPLKRVLQADGSDDGSGKKQMTTSATMSPTLSPTLSTNDSGTRVQPLPEYNFTKFCYRHNPEIQFSPTHTACYKQDLKRTQEINANIAKLPLQEQSDIHHIISKYNNSNDKIRKLILDGILSTSCFPQLSYISSHVTHMIKIDFISILPQELSLKILSYLDCQSLCNATRVCRKWQTLADDDRVWYHMCEQHIDRKCPNCGWGLPLLHMKRARIQQGSSGSSEGTRPWKVIYRERFKVESNWRKGHCRIQEFKGHMDGVLTLQFNFRLLFTGSYDSTIGIWDLFTGKLIRRLSGHTDGVKTLYFDDRKLITGSLDKTIRVWNYITGECISTYRGHSDSVLSVDSYQKVIVSGSADKTVKVWHVESRTCYTLRGHTEWVNCVKLHPKSFSCFSCSDDTTIRMWDIRTNSCLKVFRGHVGQVQKIIPLTIKDAENLATDNTSSQNDQAMASDPNASETPSSEQEAATLDETIPYPTHLLSCGLDNTIKLWEVRTGKCIRTQFGHVEGVWDIAADNFRIISGSHDGSIKIWDLQSGKCMHTFQGRRLQRDTQPTQTQSLGDKVAPIACVCIGDSECFSGDEFGCVKMYKFDLND, from the coding sequence ATGAGGAGACAGCTGCAATGGATGGCCGGGTCCGAGAACGAGGACCAGGACGGTCTGGATAACGAAAACAATAGCAATACAAGCGAAATGACCGACACGGCGATGATGCCACCTTTGAAGAGAGTGCTGCAGGCAGATGGTAGCGATGACGGGTCTGGGAAGAAGCAGATGACAACGTCGGCGACGATGTCGCCGACGTTGTCGCCGACGCTGTCGACGAATGACAGCGGCACCAGGGTGCAGCCGCTGCCGGAGTACAACTTCACCAAGTTCTGTTACCGGCACAACCCGGAGATTCAGTTCTCACCCACGCACACGGCTTGCTACAAGCAGGATCTCAAGCGCACGCAGGAGATCAACGCCAACATCGCGAAGCTGCCGCTGCAGGAGCAGTCGGACATCCATCACATTATCTCGAAGTACAACAACTCCAACGACAAGATTCGCAAGCTGATCCTGGATGGGATCCTATCCACGAGCTGCTTCCCGCAGCTCTCGTACATTTCTTCACACGTCACACACATGATCAAGATCGACTTCATCAGCATTCTGCCGCAGGAGCTGTCGTTGAAGATCCTGAGCTACCTGGACTGCCAGTCGCTGTGCAACGCTACGCGGGTGTGCCGCAAGTGGCAGACGCTGGCCGACGATGACCGGGTGTGGTACCACATGTGTGAGCAACACATCGACAGGAAGTGCCCCAACTGTGGTTGGGGGCTGCCTCTGCTGCACATGAAACGTGCGCGCATACAACAGGGCAGCTCGGGCTCCAGCGAGGGCACACGGCCTTGGAAGGTCATCTACAGAGAGCGCTTCAAGGTCGAGTCCAACTGGCGGAAGGGCCACTGCCGAATCCAGGAGTTCAAGGGCCACATGGACGGCGTACTCACGCTCCAGTTCAACTTCCGCCTGCTGTTCACGGGCTCGTACGACTCCACAATCGGCATATGGGACCTGTTCACGGGGAAGCTCATAAGAAGATTGAGCGGCCACACCGACGGCGTCAAGACCCTGTACTTCGACGACCGGAAGCTGATCACGGGCTCGCTCGACAAGACTATACGCGTGTGGAACTACATAACGGGCGAGTGCATCTCCACGTACAGGGGCCACTCGGATAGCGTGTTGAGCGTGGACTCGTACCAGAAGGTAATCGTGTCGGGCAGCGCTGACAAGACCGTCAAAGTCTGGCACGTAGAGTCAAGAACATGCTACACCTTGAGGGGCCACACGGAATGGGTCAACTGCGTCAAATTGCATCCAAAGAGTTTCTCGTGTTTCAGTTGCAGCGACGACACCACAATACGCATGTGGGACATCCGAACCAATTCGTGCCTGAAAGTGTTCCGGGGCCATGTGGGACAGGTCCAGAAGATCATACCGCTGACCATAAAGGATGCGGAGAACCTGGCCACCGACAACACCTCTTCGCAAAACGACCAGGCAATGGCCAGCGACCCCAACGCGTCAGAAACGCCGTCGAGTGAGCAAGAGGCGGCCACCCTCGACGAGACCATACCCTACCCCACACACTTGCTGTCGTGCGGACTGGACAACACCATCAAACTCTGGGAGGTTCGAACGGGCAAATGCATAAGAACACAGTTCGGCCACGTGGAAGGTGTTTGGGACATCGCGGCTGACAACTTCAGGATAATCAGCGGGTCCCACGACGGAAGTATCAAGATCTGGGACTTGCAAAGCGGGAAGTGCATGCACACGTTCCAGGGACGCAGGCTACAAAGAGACACTCAACCAACGCAGACGCAATCTCTGGGTGACAAAGTCGCCCCCATCGCGTGTGTGTGTATTGGTGACTCGGAGTGTTTCAGCGGTGACGAGTTCGGATGCGTCAAGATGTACAAATTCGATCTCAACGACTAG
- the PIG2 gene encoding putative protein phosphatase regulator PIG2 has protein sequence MATTTQPQNILMDESLNIPSGSNSSHYGNTNANVRTPSGTHTHHPRLNSLDFLHMPRRLSNVKLHRLPQDELRRNTNLNKSMSINGNQVHAHHPFINPGXEVGAHQNVEREEEEEDEISPLSHDNFQYDSEENANNPSPPIYKKSGELVKSSLKRRSKSLPITPKSIFHKAGARGKHVNLDHVDSRLLQRSKSVHFDRVLPIKLFNGNEKPIDVSKQMIQQDVLNFKHKPLTRLDDFNGSNDCVPIEDLLSEDSQNTFQDTWLRNPKGVFLFGTNANSHHKNKKKFSLEDEDSDDDEAINRLVKKQGKDETFLTNGLKNLLINNEDQYSDAKKDSDKSEIXLDANNLFYGNSKRTVGLYNKNFPILSDRNHKSLKLNVFLNLSRGRPVFLQELTLLSGFHNMTIVGKVFVKNIYFDKKIIVRYTWDAWKTVHESECVYFSNANGILPGNNMDIFKFSIDDIHNPNDKDSNISPLEFCIQYLTWSVDRSRKEYWDNNDSSNYKIDVVTHEARLGPTTDVNDNYEMRHSLFRNPFH, from the coding sequence ATGGCTACCACTACTCAACCacaaaatattttgatgGATGAATCTTTGAACATCCCTAGTGGCAGCAACAGCAGTCATTATGGGAACACAAATGCAAATGTAAGAACTCCCTCGGGGACACACACGCATCATCCTAGGCTGAACTCTCTGGACTTTTTGCACATGCCCAGAAGACTTTCCAATGTCAAGCTGCACCGACTACCACAAGACGAGCTGCGGAGAAATACAAATCTGAACAAGAGCATGTCCATCAACGGTAATCAGGTTCATGCTCACCATCCGTTCATAAACCCGGGTGMAGAAGTCGGTGCTCATCAGAACGtggaaagagaagaggaggaggaagatgagATTTCTCCTCTGTCTCATGATAACTTCCAGTATGATTCAGAAGAGAATGCTAATAATCCCTCACCCCCCATCTATAAGAAATCTGGCGAACTGGTGAAGAGCTCGCTAAAGAGAAGGTCCAAGTCCTTACCCATCACCCCCAAATCTATCTTCCACAAGGCGGGCGCCAGGGGCAAGCATGTCAATCTGGACCACGTGGATTCAAGGCTGTTGCAAAGAAGTAAAAGTGTCCATTTCGATCGTGTCTTACCTATAAAGCTGTTTAATGGGAACGAAAAACCTATAGACGTTAGCAAACAAATGATCCAGCAGGATGTCTTAAATTTTAAGCACAAGCCTTTGACAAGACTCGATGATTTTAACGGTAGTAACGACTGTGTACCCATCGAGGACTTGTTATCTGAAGACAGCCAAAACACATTTCAAGACACGTGGCTACGAAACCCCAAGGGCGTCTTCCTCTTTGGGACGAATGCCAACAGTCAccacaagaacaagaagaagttcTCGCTGGAGGACGAGGATAGTGATGACGATGAGGCTATAAACCGCTTAGTGAAGAAGCAAGGCAAAGACGAAACTTTCCTCACAAACGGACTAAAgaatttgttgataaaCAACGAAGACCAATATTCAGACGCAAAGAAGGACTCTGACAAATCAGAGATCTYACTGGACGCCAACAACTTATTTTACGGGAACTCGAAAAGAACCGTTGGTCTTTATAATAAGAACTTCCCCATCTTAAGTGATAGGAACCACAAGAGCTTGAAATTAAAtgtatttttgaatttatcTCGCGGCAGGCCTGTTTTTCTACAAGAGCTTACTTTACTATCAGGTTTCCACAACATGACTATAGTGGGGAAAGTCTTTGTAAAAAACATATACTTTGATAAGAAGATCATTGTAAGGTACACATGGGATGCATGGAAAACGGTCCATGAATCAGAATGCGTCTATTTCTCTAATGCAAACGGCATCTTACCGGGGAACAATATGGatatcttcaaattctcCATCGATGATATACACAATCCAAACGATAAAGATAGTAATATATCGCCATTAGAGTTCTGTATTCAATACTTGACCTGGAGCGTTGATCGTTCCAGAAAGGAGTATTGGGATAATAACGATTCATCGAACTATAAGATCGATGTGGTGACCCATGAAGCGAGGTTAGGGCCTACAACGGACGTCAATGACAACTATGAAATGAGACACAGTCTTTTCAGAAATCCATTCCACTAA
- the CBR1 gene encoding cytochrome-b5 reductase: MLKILIRATCSQATQPTKHSKMAVDAQKLVVVILIVAIPLLLKLFSGQKPKAVLDPKRGEFQAFPLVEKTILTHNTSLYKFGLPHADDVLGLPIGQHIVIKANINGKDISRSYTPTSLDEDTKGSFELLVKSYPTGNVSKVIGELQIGDSIEIKGPRGNYHYERNCRSHLGMVAGGTGISPMYQIMKAIAMDPRDTTKVSLVFGNVHEEDILLKKELEALVAMKPSQLKIVHYLDSPDREDWTGGVGYITKDVIKEHLPAATEDNVQILICGPPAMVASVRRSVVDLGFRRSKPLSKMEDQVFVF; the protein is encoded by the coding sequence atgttgaaaatacTCATACGAGCCACTTGTTCACAAGCAACACAACCAACCAAGCATTCAAAGATGGCTGTCGACGCTCAAAAGCTTGTGGTGGTCATCCTGATCGTGGCCATCCCCTTGTTGTTAAAACTCTTTAGCGGGCAAAAGCCCAAGGCTGTGCTAGACCCCAAGCGGGGCGAGTTCCAGGCATTCCCACTAGTAGAGAAGACCATCTTGACGCACAACACTTCGTTGTACAAGTTTGGTTTGCCCCACGCTGACGACGTTCTCGGATTACCGATCGGACAGCATATTGTGATCAAGGCCAACATCAATGGTAAGGATATTTCTAGATCGTATACGCCCACTTCGTTGGACGAGGACACCAAGGGAAGCTTTGAGCTACTAGTCAAGTCATACCCCACAGGGAACGTTTCGAAGGTGATCGGCGAGTTGCAGATAGGTGATTCGATTGAGATCAAGGGCCCCCGTGGGAACTACCACTACGAGAGAAACTGTCGTTCCCATCTGGGGATGGTTGCGGGCGGTACTGGTATTTCACCCATGTACCAAATCATGAAGGCCATTGCTATGGACCCCCGCGACACCACCAAGGTCTCCCTCGTTTTCGGTAACGTCCACGAGGAGgatattttgttgaagaaggaacTAGAGGCGTTGGTGGCCATGAAGCCTTCCCAGCTTAAAATTGTTCATTACTTGGACTCGCCAGACCGTGAAGACTGGACCGGTGGCGTCGGGTACATCACTAAAGATGTCATCAAGGAGCATTTGCCTGCTGCCACTGAGGACAACGTTCAAATCTTGATCTGTGGTCCTCCCGCAATGGTGGCTTCCGTTAGAAGAAGCGTTGTTGACTTGGGATTCAGACGTTCCAAGCCACTTTCCAAGATGGAAGACCAAGTGTTCGTGTTCTAG
- the TED1 gene encoding Ted1p, translated as MLRCVVKKFAYFATLLTIVANIYIYTYPSFHPEQCSWNCSDKNTTLREDSTLLEKVKGYFNDVQEQWYSSHASDSDDIHIMAFGDPQIKGNWPKTPYVSRLDTYGNDYYLGHIYDMMQQRLKPQVVTVMGDLFSSQWIGDSEFHNRTQRYISRIFKRDPAFIERVKTENLDEDGQYKANWSKWGDRFNEILSTAQQNDTANEDLTFGFGYENIQSWNPDLEDFLFINITGNHDVGYSGDATYQHMTRFYDLFGKDNYWIEYETNTTHPWRIVVLNDLLLEGPALQPEFVDATWMFLKQLSERKFAGSTVLLTHVPFYKREGLCYDGPDTRYYPDVDAPESYKTGLLRSQNHLGESVSNEVLNMIFENGKPGIILTGHDHEGCETVYNKKSSATWEATKDIESDIFVKEITVKSMMGEFNGNTGLVTGHFNTDTMTWDWTFSLCPFAIQHVWWFAKVSLLVAIFTWSSLLFV; from the coding sequence ATGCTAAGGTGTGTAGTCAAGAAGTTTGCGTATTTCGCCACTTTGCTCACCATCGTGGCTAACATCTATATTTATACCTACCCATCTTTCCATCCGGAACAGTGTTCATGGAATTGTTCTGACAAGAATACCACGTTACGAGAAGATTCGACTCTTCTGGAGAAAGTTAAGGGGTACTTCAATGACGTTCAAGAACAATGGTATTCCAGCCATGCTTCTGATAGTGACGATATTCACATCATGGCCTTTGGTGATCCTCAAATAAAGGGTAATTGGCCCAAGACACCCTACGTGTCCCGATTGGACACTTATGGCAACGACTACTATCTAGGCCACATCTACGATATGATGCAACAAAGACTGAAACCGCAAGTGGTTACTGTCATGGGTGATCTTTTCTCTAGTCAATGGATCGGGGATTCGGAATTCCACAATAGAACGCAAAGATACATTAGTAGAATATTTAAAAGAGATCCTGCTTTTATTGAAAGGGTTAAAACAGAAAATCTCGACGAAGATGGCCAATATAAGGCAAACTGGTCCAAATGGGGGGATCGTTTCAACGAGATCCTAAGCACTGCTCAACAAAATGATACTGCAAACGAAGATTTAACATTCGGATTTGGATACGAAAATATCCAATCATGGAACCCAGATTTAGAAGATTTTCTGTTTATTAACATTACTGGCAACCATGACGTGGGATACTCAGGTGATGCCACGTACCAACATATGACAAGGTTCTATGATCTTTTCGGTAAGGACAATTATTGGATTGAATACGAGACTAACACGACACATCCTTGGAGAATCGTAGTGCTAAACgatcttcttttggaagGCCCTGCTTTACAACCAGAATTCGTTGATGCAACTTGGATGTTTTTGAAGCAACTAAGTGAGCGTAAATTCGCCGGTAGTACTGTTTTATTGACCCATGTTCCATTTTACAAGCGCGAAGGTTTGTGCTACGATGGCCCAGACACTAGGTATTATCCAGATGTTGATGCCCCTGAATCATATAAAACTGGGCTTCTAAGATCTCAAAACCATTTGGGAGAATCCGTTTCAAACGAAGTTTTGAATATGATCTTCGAAAACGGAAAGCCAGGTATCATATTAACAGGACATGACCATGAAGGCTGTGAAACGGTTTACAATAAGAAGTCTTCCGCCACTTGGGAAGCTACAAAAGATATCGAAAGTGACATTTTCGTCAAGGAAATTACAGTCAAATCCATGATGGGCGAATTCAACGGGAACACAGGTTTAGTTACGGGACACTTCAACACCGATACAATGACTTGGGATTGGACATTCAGTTTATGCCCATTCGCCATTCAGCATGTTTGGTGGTTCGCTAAAGTATCCCTACTTGTTGCTATATTCACTTGGTCCTCGCTACTCTTCGTCTAA
- the PKP1 gene encoding protein kinase PKP1 has protein sequence MWKVMRVWRCGGVRWAHRQRPSNELLSELSFDQHYKIRSNIGLLIQDYASKPIAPLDYEYFLQYRPPLTRKEEYMLTIKTINLLLSLTCKRLNAIQRLPYNAVINPHLERTNSLYLKSLQTLLSVAYPYELHNPPKIQAKFTELLDDHEDAIVVLAKGLQEIRTCYPQFKISQFLNFHLKERITMKLLVTHYLSLTAQNNDESDGKTIGILQRDLPIVQLVKHVSDYVNDICFVKFNTQRTPVLVYPPAQDIAFTCIPPILEYIMTEVFKNAFEAQIAHGKEHVPIEVNLLKPDDDELYIRIRDHGGGITPEVEALMFDYSYSTRSQQPSDDEDSTDLPGEQINNVSGMGFGLPMCKTYLELFGGKMDIQSLPGWGTDVYIKLKGPSKAALLAKR, from the coding sequence ATGTGGAAGGTTATGCGTGTGTGGAGATGTGGAGGGGTGCGCTGGGCACATCGCCAGCGGCCCTCAAATGAGTTGTTGTCGGAACTGTCGTTCGACCAGCACTACAAGATCAGGTCCAACATCGGGCTGCTAATACAGGACTACGCCAGCAAGCCCATTGCGCCGCTGGACTACGAGTACTTCCTGCAGTACCGGCCACCGCTGACGAGGAAGGAGGAATACATGCTGACGATCAAGACGATCAACTTGTTGCTATCGCTAACGTGCAAACGGCTGAACGCCATCCAGAGGCTACCGTACAATGCGGTGATAAATCCGCACCTCGAGAGGACCAACTCACTGTACCTGAAGAGCCTGCAGACGCTACTTTCGGTGGCGTACCCGTATGAGCTGCACAACCCGCCCAAGATCCAGGCCAAGTTCACGGAGCTGCTGGACGACCACGAGGACGCCATCGTGGTGCTGGCAAAGGGATTGCAGGAGATCCGGACATGCTACCCACAGTTCAAGATCTCACAGTTTTTAAACTTTCATTTGAAAGAGCGAATAACCATGAAGCTACTGGTGACGCACTATCTGTCGCTGACGGCGCAAAACAACGACGAGTCTGACGGGAAGACGATCGGGATCCTGCAGCGCGACCTACCCATAGTGCAGTTGGTCAAGCACGTCTCGGACTACGTCAACGATATCTGCTTTGTGAAGTTTAACACTCAGCGAACCCCGGTCCTCGTCTATCCGCCGGCGCAGGACATCGCATTCACATGCATCCCGCCAATCCTGGAGTACATCATGACAGAGGTGTTCAAGAACGCCTTCGAGGCGCAGATAGCACACGGCAAGGAGCACGTCCCCATAGAGGTCAATCTCTTGAAGCCGGACGACGATGAGCTGTATATACGGATTAGGGACCACGGCGGTGGAATCACGCCGGAGGTGGAGGCGCTCATGTTCGACTACTCGTACTCCACACGTTCCCAACAGCCGTCCGACGACGAGGACTCTACAGACCTCCCCGGCGAGCAAATCAATAACGTTTCCGGCATGGGCTTTGGCCTGCCCATGTGTAAAACGTATCTAGAGCTATTTGGGGGCAAGATGGACATCCAGAGCCTGCCCGGTTGGGGGACAGACGTCTATATCAAGCTCAAGGGCCCTTCCAAGGCTGCACTGCTCGCCAAACGCTAG
- the APQ12 gene encoding Apq12p: protein MNAIQPQYELSVVTQCLKYAIDIIQWLIPAITKFSQSHPLVFQLSFISFTLYVFYNLLMNLITLVKRFLYVALVVSCIGIYLRGSQQFLTVDLMNFYNFAMSNRYYAFKIYTLFINALEKEANAVYHLAQTKVQQLFK from the coding sequence ATGAACGCCATCCAACCCCAATACGAGCTGTCTGTGGTCACCCAATGTTTGAAATATGCAATTGATATCATCCAATGGTTGATCCCGGCAATCACCAAGTTCAGCCAGTCTCACCCTTTGGTCTTTCAACTCTCGTTCATTTCCTTTACTTTGTACGTCTTTTACAATTTGCTAATGAACCTGATCACCCTGGTTAAGAGATTCCTGTATGTGGCGTTAGTCGTATCCTGCATCGGAATTTACTTACGTGGTTCCCAGCAGTTTTTGACTGTTGACTTGATGAATTTCTATAACTTCGCCATGTCCAACAGGTACTACGCATTCAAGATCTATACACTATTTATTAATGCcttggaaaaggaagccAACGCTGTCTATCACCTGGCTCAAACGAAAGTACAACAATTGTTCAAATAG
- the AGE2 gene encoding GTPase-activating protein AGE2 produces MSTSVPVKKALSALLRDPGNTHCADCKAQLHPRWASWSLGVFICIKCAGIHRSLGTHISKVKSVDLDTWKEEHLTKLIQFKNNSRANSYYEANLADDLKRRKITDTSSLQNFIKNKYEYKKWIGDLSSIVNGSGDATLHKSSTNQSSVSNASLNSSSNSLQRTQTQPSPSLLKTSQSNTSLLNLQVSSLSKTTSNTSDASDTTSIAATSNKAYHRANEIGQRSDLKKSILSLYSKPSTQTQSQSSFFNTTIPQPSPTPTPSPLVSPGIIGTGNNNANSNSNSNVSLDDNELFKNVWT; encoded by the coding sequence ATGTCGACATCGGTCCCTGTCAAGAAGGCACTGAGTGCTCTTTTACGCGATCCTGGAAATACCCACTGTGCGGATTGTAAGGCACAACTGCATCCACGCTGGGCCTCCTGGTCACTTGGTGTTTTCATCTGCATCAAGTGTGCAGGTATACATAGATCCTTGGGGACACATATCTCAAAAGTGAAGTCTGTGGATCTGGATACATGGAAGGAGGAGCATTTGACGAAACTGAttcaattcaaaaataattcaaGGGCGAACTCGTACTATGAAGCCAATTTGGCAGACGACTTGAAGCGAAGAAAGATCACTGACACGAGCAGTTTACAgaatttcatcaagaatAAATACGAGTATAAGAAGTGGATTGGCGACTTGTCAAGCATCGTCAACGGGTCGGGCGATGCTACTCTGCATAAATCATCCACTAATCAATCTTCTGTCTCGAACGCGAGCTTGAATTCAAGTTCAAACTCACTACAAAGGACGCAGACACAACCGTCCCCttctttgttgaaaacCTCGCAGAGTAATACCAGTTTACTGAACTTGCAGGTTTCATCTCTTTCCAAGACCACTTCTAATACGAGTGACGCTAGTGACACTACAAGCATAGCTGCCACTAGTAACAAAGCCTATCACAGGGCTAATGAAATTGGGCAAAGGAGCGACTTGAAGAAATCTATCTTATCATTATACTCTAAACCTTCGACTCAGACTCAAAGCCAGAGCTCGTTCTTCAATACCACGATACCTCAGCCATCTCCAACTCCAACTCCGTCGCCATTAGTTAGTCCTGGAATTATTGGTACCGGTAACAATAACGCCAACTCGAACTCCAATTCTAATGTTTCGTTGGACGATAACGAATTGTTCAAGAACGTTTGGACCtga